One genomic segment of Pseudomonas sp. p1(2021b) includes these proteins:
- the trpB gene encoding tryptophan synthase subunit beta produces the protein MTQTQYRAGPDANGLFGSFGGRYVAETLMPLVLDLAREYEAAKADPKFLEELAYFQRDYIGRPNPLYFAERLTEHCGGAKIFFKREELNHTGAHKVNNCIGQVLLAKRMGKKRLIAETGAGMHGVATATVAARFGLPCVIYMGATDIERQQANVFRMKLLGAEIVPVTAGTGTLKDAMNEALRDWVTNVEDTFYLIGTVAGPHPYPAMVRDFQSIIGKETRAQLQEKEGRLPDSLIACVGGGSNAMGLFHDFLDDQSVKIIGVEAGGHGVHTDKHAASLNGGVPGVLHGNRTYLLQDEDGQITDAHSISAGLDYPGIGPEHAYLHEVKRVEYVSITDDEALEAFHTSCRLEGIIPALESSHALAEAIKRAPNLPKDHLMVVCLSGRGDKDMQTVMNHMAAQEKQA, from the coding sequence ATGACCCAGACCCAATACCGCGCCGGCCCCGATGCCAATGGCCTGTTCGGCTCGTTCGGCGGCCGCTACGTGGCCGAAACCCTGATGCCGCTGGTCCTGGACCTGGCCCGTGAATACGAGGCCGCCAAGGCCGACCCGAAATTCCTCGAAGAGCTCGCCTACTTCCAGCGCGACTACATCGGCCGCCCCAACCCGCTGTACTTCGCCGAACGCCTGACCGAACACTGCGGCGGCGCCAAGATCTTCTTCAAGCGTGAAGAGCTCAACCACACTGGCGCGCACAAGGTGAACAACTGCATTGGCCAGGTGCTGCTGGCCAAGCGCATGGGCAAGAAGCGCCTGATCGCCGAGACCGGCGCCGGCATGCACGGCGTGGCCACCGCCACCGTCGCGGCGCGCTTCGGCCTGCCCTGCGTGATCTACATGGGCGCCACCGACATCGAGCGCCAGCAGGCCAACGTATTCCGCATGAAGCTGCTGGGCGCCGAGATCGTTCCGGTCACCGCCGGCACCGGCACCCTCAAGGACGCCATGAACGAGGCCCTGCGCGACTGGGTCACCAATGTCGAAGACACCTTCTACCTGATCGGCACCGTGGCCGGCCCGCACCCGTACCCGGCGATGGTCCGCGACTTCCAGTCGATCATCGGCAAGGAAACCCGCGCCCAGCTGCAGGAAAAGGAAGGCCGCCTGCCGGACAGCCTGATCGCCTGCGTCGGCGGTGGCTCCAATGCCATGGGCCTGTTCCACGACTTCCTCGATGACCAGAGCGTCAAGATCATCGGCGTCGAGGCCGGTGGCCACGGCGTGCACACCGACAAGCACGCCGCCAGCCTCAACGGTGGCGTGCCGGGCGTACTGCATGGCAACCGCACCTACCTGCTGCAGGACGAGGACGGCCAGATCACCGACGCCCACTCGATCTCGGCAGGCCTGGACTACCCGGGCATCGGCCCGGAGCACGCCTACCTGCACGAAGTGAAGCGCGTCGAGTACGTCAGCATCACCGACGACGAAGCCCTCGAAGCGTTCCACACCAGCTGCCGCCTGGAGGGCATCATCCCGGCACTGGAGAGTTCCCATGCCCTGGCCGAGGCGATCAAGCGCGCGCCGAACCTGCCCAAGGACCACCTGATGGTCGTGTGCCTGTCCGGCCGAGGCGACAAGGACATGCAAACCGTGATGAACCATATGGCCGCCCAGGAGAAACAGGCATGA
- a CDS encoding DUF1161 domain-containing protein, translating to MKKLLWAMGLMALAGSVLAAGKPCEELKAEIDAKLQAKGVTGYVLEVVDKGAGGGKVIGSCEGGTKEIVYRRE from the coding sequence ATGAAGAAACTGCTGTGGGCGATGGGCCTGATGGCGCTGGCGGGTAGCGTGCTGGCGGCGGGCAAGCCGTGCGAAGAACTCAAGGCCGAGATCGATGCCAAGCTCCAGGCCAAGGGCGTTACCGGCTATGTGCTGGAGGTCGTCGACAAGGGGGCCGGAGGTGGCAAGGTGATCGGCAGTTGCGAGGGCGGTACCAAGGAGATCGTGTACCGCCGCGAGTAA
- a CDS encoding dodecin produces MSDHHTYKKIELVGSSPTSIEDAINNALAEAGKSIKHLEWFEVVDTRGHIRDNKAAHFQVTLKVGFRIANS; encoded by the coding sequence ATGTCCGATCATCACACCTACAAGAAAATCGAACTGGTCGGTTCCTCGCCTACCAGCATCGAGGACGCGATCAACAATGCCCTGGCCGAAGCCGGCAAGAGTATCAAGCACCTGGAATGGTTCGAGGTGGTCGATACCCGTGGCCATATCCGCGACAACAAGGCGGCGCACTTCCAAGTCACGCTGAAGGTCGGCTTCCGTATCGCCAACAGTTGA
- a CDS encoding YqjD family protein, with protein MAYNSLRKASLESMEAEIESLLKTLEHLKHDASEESQKSMKAIRSNAENALKHSRTLLGDAYEEVKTRTRQTGIATRDYAQEHPWTTAGVAIGALGLLAAWLMCKRS; from the coding sequence ATGGCCTATAACTCGCTGCGTAAAGCGTCGCTGGAAAGCATGGAAGCGGAGATCGAAAGCCTGCTCAAGACCCTCGAACACCTCAAGCACGATGCCTCGGAAGAGTCGCAGAAATCCATGAAGGCGATCCGCAGCAACGCCGAGAATGCACTCAAGCATTCGCGCACCCTGCTCGGCGATGCCTACGAGGAAGTGAAGACCCGCACCCGCCAGACCGGCATCGCCACCCGCGACTATGCCCAGGAACACCCCTGGACCACCGCCGGCGTCGCCATCGGCGCTCTCGGCCTGCTGGCCGCCTGGTTGATGTGCAAGCGCAGCTAG
- a CDS encoding DUF2057 domain-containing protein codes for MRQPMMLIALSALGACASPLPPVDPKQAWVDLYTITPGRTIMADRLDGQRLEDGRYFQVTPGRHELVVRFDYEVYSGGFSTDPTERTCYLTVRFDDFKAGERYRLEARAPVMQPQVLLFDASRKVVVNEPSQVFCIP; via the coding sequence ATGCGCCAGCCCATGATGCTGATCGCCCTCAGTGCACTGGGGGCTTGCGCCAGCCCCTTGCCGCCCGTCGATCCCAAGCAGGCCTGGGTCGACCTCTACACCATCACCCCTGGCAGAACCATCATGGCCGACCGCCTGGACGGCCAGCGGCTGGAGGATGGCCGCTACTTCCAGGTCACCCCAGGTCGGCACGAGCTAGTGGTGCGCTTCGACTACGAAGTGTATTCGGGCGGATTCAGCACCGACCCTACCGAGCGCACTTGCTACCTCACCGTACGCTTCGATGACTTCAAGGCAGGCGAGCGCTATCGCCTGGAGGCGCGGGCACCGGTGATGCAACCGCAGGTGTTGCTGTTCGATGCCAGCCGCAAGGTGGTGGTGAACGAGCCGAGCCAGGTGTTCTGCATTCCGTGA
- a CDS encoding DUF1161 domain-containing protein gives MIRVATAVLVSLLATAVMAAPKPCEELKAEIEAKIQAAGVTSYTLEIVPNSEVRDQNMIVGSCEGGTKKIIYQKNDQ, from the coding sequence ATGATCCGCGTAGCAACCGCCGTGCTGGTCTCCTTGCTGGCGACGGCTGTCATGGCCGCGCCCAAGCCGTGCGAGGAACTCAAGGCCGAAATCGAGGCGAAGATCCAGGCTGCGGGGGTGACGTCCTATACCCTGGAGATCGTGCCCAACAGCGAAGTCCGCGACCAGAACATGATCGTCGGCAGCTGCGAGGGTGGCACCAAGAAGATCATCTACCAGAAGAACGACCAGTGA
- the trpA gene encoding tryptophan synthase subunit alpha, which translates to MSRLEQRFAELKAEGRSALVTFITAGDPGYDASLQILKGLPAAGADVIELGMPFTDPMADGVAIQLATLRALDAGQTLAKTLQMVREFRVDNQTTPIVLMGYYNPIHRFGVEQFVAQAKEAGVDGLIIVDLPPEHDAELATPAQAAGIDFIRLTTPTTDDARLPRVLERSSGFVYYVSVAGVTGAGSATTEHVQQAIARLRRHTDLPISVGFGIRTPEQAAAIAKLSDGVVVGSALVDKIAQAKDAAQAVSDVLSLCSALAEGVRSARN; encoded by the coding sequence ATGAGCCGTCTTGAACAACGTTTCGCCGAGCTGAAGGCCGAAGGCCGCTCGGCACTGGTCACCTTCATCACCGCGGGCGACCCGGGCTATGACGCCTCGTTGCAGATCCTCAAAGGCTTGCCGGCAGCCGGTGCCGACGTCATCGAGCTGGGCATGCCATTCACCGACCCGATGGCCGACGGCGTGGCCATCCAGCTGGCGACCCTGCGTGCCCTGGACGCTGGCCAGACGTTGGCCAAGACCCTGCAGATGGTTCGCGAATTCCGTGTAGATAACCAGACCACGCCGATCGTACTGATGGGCTACTACAACCCGATCCACCGCTTCGGCGTGGAGCAGTTCGTGGCACAGGCCAAGGAAGCAGGCGTCGATGGCCTGATCATCGTCGACCTGCCGCCGGAGCATGACGCCGAGCTGGCCACCCCGGCCCAGGCCGCCGGCATCGACTTCATCCGCCTGACCACCCCGACCACCGACGACGCCCGCCTGCCGCGCGTGCTCGAGCGTAGCTCCGGCTTCGTCTACTACGTCTCGGTGGCGGGTGTGACCGGCGCCGGCTCCGCCACCACCGAGCACGTCCAGCAGGCCATCGCCCGCCTGCGTCGCCACACCGACCTGCCGATCAGCGTGGGCTTCGGCATTCGCACGCCTGAACAGGCGGCAGCCATCGCCAAGCTCTCCGATGGTGTGGTGGTGGGCTCGGCGCTGGTGGACAAGATTGCCCAGGCCAAGGATGCCGCGCAGGCCGTGAGCGATGTGCTGAGCCTGTGCTCGGCGCTGGCCGAAGGTGTGCGTTCGGCGCGCAACTGA
- a CDS encoding DOPA 4,5-dioxygenase family protein: MQRIKGYHAHVYYDASTMEQARQLCEEAARLFPVTMGRMHQKPVGPHPDWSCQLAFGPEVVGVLLPWLALYRKGLVVFLHPLTGDELADHRDHAIWMGAVRPLDLSIFEG, encoded by the coding sequence GTGCAAAGGATCAAGGGCTACCACGCCCATGTGTACTACGACGCATCGACCATGGAACAGGCCCGGCAGCTGTGCGAGGAAGCGGCCCGGTTGTTTCCCGTGACCATGGGGCGCATGCACCAGAAGCCGGTCGGGCCGCACCCGGACTGGAGCTGCCAGCTGGCCTTCGGGCCGGAAGTGGTGGGGGTGTTGTTACCGTGGCTGGCGCTGTACCGCAAGGGGTTGGTGGTGTTCCTGCATCCACTGACGGGGGATGAGCTGGCGGATCACCGGGACCATGCGATCTGGATGGGGGCCGTGAGGCCTTTGGACCTGTCGATCTTTGAGGGATAG
- a CDS encoding NAD(P)-dependent oxidoreductase, with protein sequence MKNAETPVFKLVLFGIESSLGSALAVELLSRQHEVTAVVDDLNRHAPRPGLHFKIGGLGNTYQAEQSTAGGSAVIALLSALAPGDLPAQRRMTEALVAGLQRTTIRRLMLVGDFNVLDEPARHSDEARECMDQIVDLLQRSAMRWTLVNAPDEVPGLGIEHFRNLDGTLEPGLAGPLQRLARIAAGIVDALELNLHQGEHLNFVP encoded by the coding sequence GTGAAGAATGCCGAAACTCCAGTGTTCAAACTGGTCCTGTTCGGGATCGAAAGCAGCCTGGGCAGCGCCTTGGCCGTGGAACTGCTGTCGCGCCAGCACGAGGTCACGGCCGTGGTCGATGACCTCAACCGACACGCGCCACGCCCCGGCCTGCATTTCAAGATAGGCGGGCTGGGCAATACCTACCAGGCCGAGCAGAGCACGGCCGGCGGTTCGGCGGTGATCGCCCTGCTGTCGGCGCTGGCCCCTGGCGACCTGCCGGCCCAGCGGCGGATGACCGAAGCCCTGGTGGCCGGCCTGCAGCGCACGACTATACGCCGGCTGATGCTGGTGGGCGATTTCAACGTGCTGGATGAGCCGGCCCGGCACAGCGATGAAGCGCGTGAATGCATGGACCAGATCGTCGACCTGCTGCAACGCAGTGCAATGCGCTGGACACTGGTGAATGCACCCGACGAGGTGCCGGGGCTGGGCATCGAGCACTTTCGCAACCTCGACGGAACCCTGGAACCCGGGCTGGCCGGGCCTTTGCAACGGTTGGCACGGATTGCGGCGGGGATAGTGGATGCGTTGGAGCTGAATCTGCACCAGGGGGAACACCTTAACTTCGTGCCTTGA
- a CDS encoding LysR family transcriptional regulator — translation MRQDLPPLNALRAFEATARLNSVSQAAEVLHVTHGAVSRQLKVLEEHLGVALFVKDGRGIKLTDAGVRLRDASSDAFDRLRSVCAELSHDVSEAPFVLGCSGSLLARWFIPRLGRLNADLPQLRLHLSAGEGDLDPRRPGLDALLVYAEPPWPADMQVHVLAEECIGPVLSPHFPGFERLREAPAQALLDEALLHTTSRPQAWPTWAAQHGLEPSALAFGQAFEHLYYLLEAAVAGLGVAIAPQPLVADDLRAGRLSAPWGFSPTRAALALWVPRRAADGRAEQLAQWLRNELERQTA, via the coding sequence ATGCGCCAGGACCTCCCTCCCCTCAATGCCTTGCGTGCCTTCGAGGCCACTGCCCGGCTCAACAGTGTCAGCCAGGCGGCTGAAGTTCTGCATGTGACCCATGGGGCCGTGAGCCGGCAGTTGAAGGTGCTCGAGGAGCACCTTGGCGTGGCCTTGTTCGTCAAGGACGGGCGTGGCATCAAACTCACAGATGCCGGTGTGCGGCTGCGCGATGCCAGTTCCGACGCGTTCGACCGCCTGCGCAGCGTGTGTGCCGAACTCAGCCACGACGTCAGCGAGGCGCCTTTCGTCCTGGGCTGCTCCGGCAGCCTGCTGGCGCGCTGGTTCATCCCCCGGCTCGGCCGATTGAACGCGGACCTGCCGCAGCTGCGCCTACACCTGTCGGCGGGCGAAGGCGACCTGGACCCGCGCCGCCCGGGGCTGGATGCGCTGCTGGTGTACGCCGAGCCGCCGTGGCCGGCGGACATGCAGGTGCACGTGCTGGCCGAGGAGTGCATCGGCCCAGTGCTGAGCCCACACTTTCCTGGGTTCGAGCGGTTGCGAGAGGCGCCGGCCCAAGCCTTGCTCGACGAGGCTTTGCTGCACACCACGTCGCGCCCGCAAGCCTGGCCTACCTGGGCCGCGCAGCATGGGCTCGAGCCGTCGGCGTTGGCCTTCGGCCAGGCGTTCGAACATTTGTATTACCTGCTGGAGGCGGCGGTGGCTGGCCTGGGTGTGGCCATCGCCCCGCAACCATTGGTGGCGGACGACCTGCGCGCCGGGCGCCTGAGCGCGCCCTGGGGCTTCTCGCCGACCCGTGCCGCATTGGCCCTATGGGTGCCCCGGCGCGCCGCGGACGGGCGCGCCGAGCAGTTGGCGCAATGGCTGCGCAACGAGCTGGAACGACAAACGGCCTAG
- a CDS encoding aminopeptidase: protein MQCSSHGPLDRVFWRLVPVLAAFLLNGCSSIGYYGQLAEGQWQLLRARQPVAQLLDDPSLGDPLRQRLEHAEQARQFASERLKLPDNRSYRVYADLGRPYVVWNVFATPELSLQPVTHCFPIAGCVAYRGYYRQGAARGAAALMRQEGMDVYVGGVEAYSTLGWFDDPILSSMVAWGDERLAAVIFHELAHQRVYVQDDTEFNESFATFVEQEGSRQWRVARGLPAIRDDAARQREQFVRLVLDSRSRLQAIYAGPLNEAGKRAAKQVEFERLRREYRQLRDGPWKGDGRYDAWMYGPMNNAKLLPFGLYDQWVPAFAVLFRDVKGDWGEFYRRVEALGRLPASARKAELARLAGQG from the coding sequence TTGCAGTGCTCAAGCCATGGGCCTCTCGACCGCGTTTTCTGGCGTTTGGTTCCCGTGCTGGCGGCCTTCCTGCTGAACGGTTGCTCCAGCATCGGCTACTACGGTCAGTTGGCCGAGGGGCAATGGCAACTGTTGCGGGCGCGACAACCTGTGGCGCAGTTGCTGGACGACCCTTCCCTAGGCGATCCATTGCGCCAGCGCCTGGAGCATGCCGAACAAGCCCGGCAATTCGCCAGCGAGCGATTGAAGCTGCCGGACAATCGCAGCTATCGGGTCTATGCCGATCTAGGGCGGCCCTACGTGGTATGGAATGTCTTTGCGACACCTGAGCTCTCGTTGCAGCCGGTCACCCATTGCTTCCCGATCGCCGGTTGCGTGGCCTACCGGGGCTATTACCGGCAAGGCGCCGCCCGGGGCGCAGCAGCGTTGATGCGCCAGGAGGGGATGGACGTGTATGTCGGGGGCGTGGAGGCCTATTCGACGCTGGGCTGGTTCGACGATCCGATCCTTTCTTCGATGGTTGCCTGGGGCGATGAACGCCTGGCCGCGGTGATCTTCCATGAGCTGGCGCACCAGCGCGTCTATGTGCAGGACGACACCGAATTCAATGAGTCGTTCGCCACCTTCGTGGAGCAGGAAGGCTCGCGGCAATGGCGCGTGGCGCGCGGGCTTCCAGCGATTCGGGATGACGCGGCGCGCCAGCGCGAGCAGTTCGTTCGGCTGGTGCTGGACAGCCGTTCGCGCCTGCAGGCGATCTATGCCGGGCCGTTGAACGAGGCTGGCAAGCGGGCGGCCAAGCAGGTGGAATTCGAGCGTTTGCGGCGCGAGTATCGGCAACTGCGCGATGGGCCGTGGAAGGGTGACGGGCGCTACGATGCCTGGATGTACGGGCCGATGAACAACGCCAAGCTGCTGCCGTTTGGGTTGTATGACCAGTGGGTGCCGGCGTTTGCGGTGTTGTTCAGGGACGTGAAAGGCGATTGGGGCGAGTTCTACCGGCGGGTCGAGGCGCTGGGGCGGTTGCCGGCTTCGGCGCGCAAGGCCGAGTTGGCGAGGTTGGCTGGCCAGGGGTGA
- a CDS encoding OsmC family protein, whose product MKKTASAIWQGGLKDGKGSLSTESGALKQNPYGFNTRFEGSPGTNPEELIGAAHAGCFSMALSMMLGEAGLTPERIDTIAEVSLDKQPDGFAITAVHLTLKAKVPGASDAQFQEIANKAKAGCPVSKVLNATITLDATLLS is encoded by the coding sequence ATGAAAAAGACAGCATCGGCGATCTGGCAAGGCGGGTTGAAGGATGGCAAGGGATCGCTCTCCACGGAAAGCGGTGCGCTCAAGCAGAACCCCTATGGCTTCAACACCCGCTTCGAAGGCTCGCCAGGCACCAACCCGGAAGAGCTGATCGGCGCGGCCCATGCCGGCTGCTTTTCCATGGCACTGTCGATGATGCTCGGCGAGGCGGGCCTGACCCCCGAGCGTATCGACACCATTGCCGAGGTCAGCCTGGACAAGCAGCCGGACGGTTTTGCCATTACGGCCGTGCACCTGACCCTCAAGGCCAAAGTACCTGGGGCGAGCGATGCGCAGTTCCAGGAAATCGCCAACAAGGCCAAAGCCGGCTGCCCGGTGTCGAAGGTGCTGAACGCGACGATTACCTTGGACGCCACCCTGCTTTCCTAG
- a CDS encoding LLM class flavin-dependent oxidoreductase: MTHLRDLKISTLDLVPVRADGGPAQALRNSLDLAQAVERFGYNRFWVAEHHNMDGIASSATAVLIGYLAGGTSRIRIGAGGVMLPNHAPLVIAEQFGTLASLYPGRIDLGLGRAPGSDQMTARALRRERSGSADDFPDDVEELSRYLGPRTPDQKVIAVPGHDTDVPLWLLGSSLFSAQLAGMRGLPYAFASHFAPRYMHEAIRIYRDHFKPSTVLDKPYVMLGVPMVVAETDEKAEYLATSVYQRILALIRGQSLMQRPPVPSMDGLWLPHERDAVGSFLGLAMIGSPQKVRAKVEVLLEQTGADELIFTCDLYEHADRVRSYELLAQALKAE, translated from the coding sequence ATGACGCACCTGCGTGACTTGAAGATATCCACCCTCGACCTGGTGCCGGTACGCGCCGATGGCGGCCCTGCCCAGGCCCTGCGCAACTCCCTGGACCTGGCCCAGGCGGTCGAGCGGTTCGGCTACAACCGTTTCTGGGTGGCCGAGCACCACAACATGGACGGCATCGCCAGCTCGGCCACAGCCGTGTTGATTGGGTACCTGGCAGGTGGCACCTCGCGCATCCGCATCGGCGCTGGCGGCGTGATGCTGCCCAACCATGCGCCCCTGGTAATCGCCGAGCAGTTCGGCACACTGGCAAGCCTCTACCCTGGGCGTATCGACCTGGGCCTGGGTCGCGCACCGGGCTCCGACCAGATGACGGCCCGCGCCTTGCGTCGCGAACGCTCCGGCAGCGCCGACGACTTCCCGGACGACGTCGAAGAGCTGTCCCGCTACCTGGGCCCACGCACGCCGGACCAGAAGGTCATTGCGGTGCCAGGCCACGACACCGACGTGCCGCTCTGGCTGCTCGGCTCCAGCCTGTTCAGCGCCCAGCTGGCGGGCATGCGCGGGTTGCCCTATGCCTTCGCCTCGCATTTCGCCCCGCGCTATATGCACGAGGCGATCCGCATCTACCGCGACCACTTCAAGCCTTCCACGGTACTGGACAAGCCCTACGTGATGCTCGGCGTGCCCATGGTCGTGGCAGAAACCGACGAAAAGGCCGAATACCTGGCGACCTCGGTGTACCAGCGCATCCTGGCACTGATTCGTGGCCAGAGCCTGATGCAGCGCCCACCGGTGCCGAGCATGGACGGCCTGTGGCTGCCCCATGAACGCGATGCGGTGGGTAGCTTCCTGGGCTTGGCGATGATCGGCAGCCCGCAGAAGGTACGGGCCAAGGTCGAGGTGCTGCTGGAGCAGACCGGGGCGGATGAACTGATATTCACCTGCGACCTGTACGAGCATGCGGACCGGGTACGGTCGTATGAACTGTTGGCGCAGGCACTCAAGGCCGAGTGA
- the betC gene encoding choline-sulfatase: MKRPNILFIMADQMAAPLLPIYNPSPIRMPHLSRLAEQAVVFDAAYCNSPLCAPSRFTLVSGQLPSRIGAYDNAADFPADVPTYAHYLRRLGYRTALSGKMHFCGPDQLHGYEERLTSDIYPADYGWAVNWDAPDQRPSWYHNMSSVLQAGPCVRTNQLDFDEEVVFKARQYLYDHVREGDGRPFCLTVSMTHPHDPYTIPKPYWDLYEDVDIPMPGGVLAQDEQDPHSQRLLKVYDLWDKPLPAHKIRDARRAYFGACSYIDDNIGKLLQTLEECHLADDTLIVFSGDHGDMLGERGLWYKMHWFEMSARVPLLVHAPKRFAPARVSAAVSTCDLLPTLVELAGGKVEQALHLDGRSLLDHLQGQGGHDEVIGEYMAEGTVGPLMMIRRGPYKFVYSEDDPCLLYDLSRDPHERENLTGSPDHQALLQAFVDQARQRWDIPALREQVLASQRRRRLVAEALAIGKLKSWDHQPWVDASQQYMRNHIDLDDLERKARYPQPAPLD, translated from the coding sequence ATGAAGCGACCCAACATCCTGTTCATCATGGCCGACCAGATGGCCGCGCCCTTGCTGCCGATCTACAACCCATCACCGATCAGGATGCCGCACCTGAGCCGCCTGGCCGAACAGGCAGTGGTATTCGATGCCGCCTACTGCAACAGCCCGCTGTGCGCACCGTCGCGCTTCACCCTGGTCAGTGGCCAGTTGCCCAGCCGCATCGGCGCCTACGACAACGCGGCGGACTTCCCGGCCGATGTGCCGACCTACGCCCATTACCTGCGCCGCCTGGGCTACCGCACCGCGCTGTCGGGCAAGATGCACTTCTGCGGCCCCGACCAGCTGCATGGCTATGAAGAGCGGCTGACCAGCGACATCTACCCGGCCGACTACGGCTGGGCGGTGAACTGGGACGCCCCCGACCAGCGCCCTAGCTGGTACCACAACATGTCGTCGGTGCTGCAGGCAGGCCCGTGCGTGCGCACCAACCAGCTGGATTTCGACGAGGAGGTGGTGTTCAAGGCCCGCCAGTACCTCTACGACCATGTGCGCGAAGGCGATGGCCGGCCGTTCTGCCTGACCGTGTCCATGACCCACCCTCATGATCCGTACACCATCCCCAAACCGTACTGGGATCTCTATGAGGACGTGGATATCCCCATGCCGGGCGGCGTCCTGGCCCAGGACGAACAGGATCCGCACTCGCAACGCCTGCTCAAGGTCTACGACCTATGGGACAAGCCGCTGCCCGCGCACAAGATCCGCGACGCTCGCCGTGCCTACTTCGGCGCCTGCAGCTATATCGACGACAACATCGGCAAGCTGCTGCAGACCCTCGAGGAATGCCACCTGGCCGACGACACCCTGATCGTCTTCTCGGGCGACCATGGCGACATGCTTGGCGAGCGCGGGCTCTGGTACAAGATGCACTGGTTCGAGATGTCGGCACGGGTGCCGCTGCTGGTCCACGCGCCCAAGCGCTTCGCCCCGGCACGGGTGAGCGCGGCCGTGTCCACCTGCGACCTGCTGCCGACCCTGGTGGAACTGGCCGGTGGCAAGGTCGAGCAAGCCCTGCACCTCGATGGCCGTTCACTGCTGGACCACCTGCAAGGGCAGGGCGGCCACGACGAGGTGATCGGCGAGTACATGGCCGAAGGCACGGTCGGCCCGTTGATGATGATCCGCCGTGGCCCCTACAAGTTTGTGTACAGCGAGGACGACCCCTGTTTACTCTATGACCTGAGCCGCGACCCGCACGAGCGGGAGAACCTCACCGGCAGCCCGGACCACCAGGCGCTGCTGCAGGCATTCGTCGATCAAGCCCGCCAACGCTGGGACATTCCCGCCCTGCGCGAGCAAGTGCTGGCCAGCCAACGGCGCCGTCGCCTGGTGGCCGAAGCACTGGCCATCGGCAAGCTGAAGAGCTGGGACCACCAACCATGGGTAGATGCCAGCCAACAGTACATGCGCAACCACATCGATCTCGACGACCTCGAGCGCAAGGCACGTTATCCACAGCCCGCACCCCTGGATTGA
- a CDS encoding choline sulfate utilization transcriptional regulator, with the protein MFEHLANLSLDTLRVFEAAARLRSFTAAALEQGTTQPAVSQQVKRLEAQLGTRLFDRIYRGIELTDAGQLLFEQVHQGLQTMDEGIGQASGRAQREVLQVATDFAFAAFWLMPRLPRFHQAYPQVDVSLVTGERSQAMLRPDIDVAVLFGDGRFHQGESKWLFDEEVFPVCSPKLIHGKPTSAVALQRLPLLHLRGEQASRWFDWAGVFRGLGVTSPPPPGQLRFDNYTLLIQAAIAGQGVAIGWRHLVDGLVDQGLLCRPLEGSLRSERGYYVVLPPRKRRGALIQRFVDWLEAERGA; encoded by the coding sequence ATGTTTGAACACCTTGCCAACCTATCCCTGGACACGCTGCGTGTCTTCGAGGCCGCAGCGCGTCTGCGCAGTTTCACCGCGGCCGCGCTGGAGCAGGGCACCACCCAGCCGGCGGTGAGCCAGCAGGTCAAGCGCCTGGAGGCGCAGTTGGGCACGCGTCTGTTCGACCGGATCTACCGGGGTATCGAGCTGACCGACGCCGGCCAATTGCTGTTCGAACAGGTCCATCAAGGTTTGCAAACCATGGACGAGGGCATCGGCCAGGCCAGTGGGCGTGCCCAGCGCGAGGTATTGCAGGTGGCCACCGACTTTGCCTTCGCTGCCTTCTGGCTGATGCCGCGCTTGCCTCGGTTCCACCAGGCCTACCCACAGGTGGACGTGAGCCTGGTGACGGGCGAGCGCAGCCAGGCCATGCTCCGACCGGATATCGACGTGGCGGTGCTGTTCGGCGATGGACGCTTCCACCAAGGCGAGAGCAAATGGTTGTTCGATGAAGAAGTTTTTCCGGTCTGCAGCCCCAAGCTGATTCATGGCAAACCCACGTCAGCCGTGGCTTTGCAACGATTGCCCCTGCTCCATCTGCGTGGCGAGCAGGCCAGCCGTTGGTTCGACTGGGCGGGGGTGTTCCGTGGCCTGGGCGTGACCAGCCCGCCTCCGCCTGGGCAGTTGCGGTTCGACAACTACACGTTGCTGATCCAGGCGGCGATTGCCGGGCAAGGGGTGGCGATCGGCTGGCGGCACCTGGTGGATGGATTGGTGGACCAGGGATTGCTGTGCCGACCGCTGGAAGGCAGCCTGCGCTCTGAGCGCGGGTATTACGTGGTGTTGCCGCCGCGCAAGCGGCGCGGGGCGTTGATCCAGCGGTTCGTAGATTGGCTGGAGGCTGAGCGGGGAGCGTGA